Part of the Pieris napi chromosome 23, ilPieNapi1.2, whole genome shotgun sequence genome is shown below.
TCGTCgtttatctaaatattattatctgcAGTagggttatttatttattcaacatAATTGTTCAAtctaaaaaacataatttaactaTCATGAACTATAGTTAGCGCATTATCAACCGAGGCTTCGGGtcataaatcatatttatctgTCTGTCTCGCTCGCACTTACAGGTATTATGATGAGGTGTAGAGATGTGCGTAAGGTTTGTAGAGGTGCACATCGATAACAGGATACTGGATAGGTACGATCGATATGCAAAATTATGTAAAGTATTTATAGGAATAATTTTTTGCCATCTGAAAATAAAGGTTTATGGTATATTCGGGGTGCCCAGGGCCGCGCCGCCCATGTGTGCGAAGTGTGCGGTGCACACAGGCGCTAAGACAATAAGGGCGCCGCCAccgaaattatttatgttacactacAATATTCTTACGTACGTTTGAAGTGTCATTTTACGCTTTGGGTTTTAGTTTACGTTAATTACTCAGAGCTTATTAGCGAATCAAAAGAAAGGCCGCTGCGCCGTGTTTTTTGAGTGTGTTTGTCTTATGATTTCAATTATATGCCGACATACCTTAATAAAATCCAAAATGAACTAATACTCGGGAACCaaattcaacattttattttaaatttatgtcgaattaataaatatttttcaataatactgGATTGTACTCCTGACGTTTCACACGAAGAGCAAATTAGTATGATAATAAGGTTTGTCAATTTTAACATGGAAACTATAAAGTTGGAAATAAGAGAGTATTTCCTTGCTTTCTGTCCAATTATAGATGCAACTGGCGCTGGAGTAACGtcatttataatagaaaaactaaattaatttggacataaacaattaaacaaaagacATCAAAAATACTGTAATGTGCTACTGAAAGGCATATACTcagcatttatcaaatttcacctaaaatccatcaaaacgagattaatttaatttcgattttgattattcttaaacgttagtttgtgtttataatttctattgtttatttttaattaaacaaaacatgaaaaataaaatatttagggtgtttattttgaaattaagtCAAAAATCGattcgattatttattaatagatttttcatGCTAAAAAAGTAATCGATTAGTAATAAATCGATTTCTTTTATGCAGAATGTTACATCCCTACAGTTAAGTCATAAGTGACAAAACTCTAAAACAATTTGAATCTGCTACAGGAGTCAGGACTAACAAATAACGATTGCGgtcaaaataaagttattatataagCAATAAACAACTATTGCTTtgcaaaaattacaaatatagagttttaattatattacagaCAAATCAATAAGTACTTAGTGCTGTATATAGGCGACACGCTAGCGCGTTTCATTCGACTATCAACGCCATCTAGTGAAAAGTAGCATATAACTTTTCTTGATATTGAGCATAAATCTCCCTTCTTATTACGCATATGCTAAACATATCTTTtgagataattttgaagcaaTTACAACTGAATTTTCAGGTTATGACAGCACCTCGGTATACAGCAAATATTCTACCAGGCGCTAAATTATCTAttttagttaggttaggttttagTTTACGTTAATTACTCAGAGCTTATTAGCGAATCAAAAGAAAGGCCGCTGCGCCGTGTTTTTTGAGTGTGTTTGTCTTATGATTTCAATTATATGCCGACATACCTTAATAAAATCCAAAATGAACTAATACTCGGGAACCaaattcaacattttattttaaatttatgtcgaattaataaatatttttcaataatactgGATTGTACTCCTGACGTTTCACACGAAGAGCAAATTAGTATGATAATAAGGTTTGTCAATTTTAACATGGAAACTATAAAGTTGGAAATGAGAGAGTATTTCCTTGCTTTCTGTCCAATTATAGATGCAACTGGCGCTGGAGTAACGtcatttataatagaaaaCCTAAATTAATTTGGACATAAACAATTTAAGGGGACAAGGCTATGATAGTGGCTCAAATTTGCGCGGTAAGAATATTGCTGGATTTAAATCCCAGCGTTTTTTACCTACTGTGCGCTAGCCATAGTTTAatttagggtcgattcgaccaaacaagagtaaatcttaatcttagaataaatcgtcagttaatcgagagtaaatcaattttacgttttaccatctacaaattctaagaatagtgggccTATTCGAGAATAgctactataccgccgtttcgcacggaataacagctattcctagaataatttaatggcgtcagtcagtccaatcagctgatttctgtcatttcccaaatatgtattctgtgttttaatttcaagtcaacgcaacgcacttaattaatagtctggcattgtataatgaaacgtttaaacaatttattatttttagatttttttattttctataatattagaatgaaattcaactaggctcaacagaagttcctttttagacgaaagcctcaaacaaacaacaaataaaaactttttgttgtcgtttgacacctgttaaaagctactttttcacactataatacggcaaaagcgagttgacatgatgtatgctcttacactgtcccgttgtagaacaacatttatttgccgagttttattttcgttcaccattctcttgctattcgcgtattgttattcctagcgcaattatactatggattacgtggacaaacgactatggatttactcgagattaaaatcatggaatagcttattcttggtatagttactcgtgtataaattgaagtttggtcgaatcgacccttaatGGTAAACGACGCTGCCAACCTCAATCATCAcacgattttttaatattgtgcaagaattatataattagtttTCGTATGTACTAAAAGATgggatttattaaaaatatctcatAAATTTGACCTTAAAAACAGTTACATATACCTAAcatcataaataaagtatgtaacaatttaattcgCGTTTTTGGTATTTTTCACGACATTTAGCAAGCGGACGGACCtacttaagaaaatattatttaagtaattatattaaactaaagaACATGTTTCTTTCggtcaaaataacaaaaaataaaaaatacattgaaaCTTGAAGATTCGTAAAAATAGGCCGAAAACCTTAAACTAGgctaaggccggcaacacacccattaaaaatgtctatgggctgcgatgactgcccgtTTTGGCCGTCCCGCAGGCTTGTTTGTTcccctataaaaaaaataggaggCGCTTCATGGGTTTCGCACACAGGCGCTGCCGGGGGTCGGCGCGGCTCTCAGCCTGCCTGTGATACTTCGGTTTGTAACACGTTGTGAATTACAGCCCGAGCTTGAGCGTTGATCGTCaccatttaatttattcaaaaccaCGTCAGAAAATAGATTCTCCATTTTGCGTATTGCGTAACTAATCGTACAaacaaactatatttatataaaaacaacaatcTTTATTAGTCGGATATGTCATATTGTTTATgcctataatttaatttttttttaaattttttaaaaaattaaatcaatttcattattaagcATGCAGAAATTAAGAGATAATGTAACAAACAATTTGGTTACAaaggtttaataaaatatttatctgtggcagtatttgataaaaaaaattcatatgtAGCAGGTagattatgaaaatataatttgtttaagtttttaatttgtattgaattaaaaagaaacacgTAAATCTTGTTTGGCAAATATGAAATTCTTTATAACTCATTAAGTATATAACataactatatatacataacttatatattacaCAATAACAATTTAACAATCTCTGTGCCTACCTTCCAAGCAATAAAAAccatgatttaaatattatattctcttttctttttctatagtTGGCTTGGGATTGACCAAGTGCAGGTTTCTATTATGTTGATAaagttgataaaataataagaaaaaatttcTGGAATACATGATGTTGTAGGCcaaagatttattaaatcatcAAAAGCTTaacttatgtatatataacttatCTGGATAATCCAATTTCAGCACATTGACAATTTGTTgtgtatgttaaaaaaataaactaatatattgtttatattaaatagtcaACAGTGATTGcttaaccaatttttttacttcatgacaaaatacaaaaaagtcAGTCTAATTTGGCCTACAATTCTGttacaaaattgtttaaacttttatttaaaaaaaacgatagTTGACATAATTGTTACAATTTAGTCTTAACACTTAACTAGTATTCTTAACTTACAGACAGACTAAATATAGATACACTAAGGGTctatttcacaatgtacggataagttctacataagttccaaattaggtttttattacttattggtaggataaacactgttgttgcgtttcacgactgtcagatagcgctattcgtcacataaagtccatcataagctatgagtccgatgaatgtcaaatagcacaatttatcttccaaataatttatgtgttgcatagctatctggtactttatccatacattgtgaaacagaccgtAAACATACAGACAATCATCAGGGACATTAacactataattttaatactaatatattacaatcacTATCTTGTTCAATCACTTCATATTCAATATCTTTCGGGGTTTTAGAGTTCTTTTTCactttttctaatttaacacTTGGTTTTTGTATAACTTTAGGTTCATATTCATCAGTGGCACTTGATTTTGTATCAGTATTTTCAACATCCGAGTCACTGTTATTGATATCTGTATTAACTTCTTTATCATCTGTGTCATTACTCTTAACTGCTGTCTTGTCCTTTCCATTCTTATTGGCATTATTATGCTTTATAGGcgttgtttcttttttaagactggatttattaatattgtttgatAAAGTTTGTTCTGTTACAGTTATGTTTTGTGGCACTGAAACTCCAACAAGATTGAATAATGGATTTGTACAGGTGGTAGGAATCATAGTGTTCATAGGGGCATAAGGAACTGCTACAAATACCATGTTATTATTCATCAAGTGATTAGCAGCAGGTGTCACAACAACATTTTCTGTTGAAATATTGTTGAATTTGACTGTATCCGCAACACTATTACTAACATTTACTGAACTAACAGTATATACTTTAGAATTTGGAGTAGGACTGTTACAAGTTTCAGTTATATTGTCAGTTACATCAGCCTCAGTACTCTTGgttgtattatttttctgACTGGAAttcttttttgaatttatttgtgatCCACGTGACCGAGTGACCATTGGTCCATTGGAGGATAAACGTAAGTTCTTTCTAACAAAATCTCTATATGTATCGTTAAAACTAGAAAATTCCTTGTCTTTATCGTCTAGTAAATCTAAATCTGGTTTAGTATCACAAGGTTTAGATTTCTGTTTACCTACAAAATtgctaattaaaattttgttatcaaTATCGTCGCAAGAATCTGTGTCTGATTGTTGATCAACAGGATATTCCGCTAAGGAGTAAGTATTTACTATTCTAGGAGATACATCTTCCATATGGGCTTTCTTCTTCAGCGGCTCCAACATATCTAAATCTGAATTTTCTCTCTTGATTGTTACTGATGCTTCTTGTTGTAAGACCTCAGATATTTCTGCATCCGTCAAGGACTTTGTTCGTTTGTGattcttttttaaagaatCGTCTTCTTCGtcgtatgtatttaatatgattGTCATTTCTAATGCTTTTTCCACAAGTTCTTTTAAtccagatatttttattttggccGCTGCCTCCAGTATATTTtccaataacattttaaaatccaAATATGGATCACACCCATTCGAGTTGTCTATTGATTGCAGAAAATTTGTGATACAATATTTTCGGAATTCTTTTGCTAAATTATACTCACAAGTTTTATGATTAGCATGGGTTTTATACAATCTGGCTAAAATGCCTTTTGGGTATGATTGGACAACAATTATAGATGGGCATCGTTCAGTGCACatttttgttactttagtGTGGCTGCAATGGTAAAATTGCCTTCCATTTATTTCCTCCGAGCATAGACGGTATTGGATATATGCTAATTCCTCTATATGCTCCTTCCATAAGGTGAACTCtgtaattcattattataactttaatttaacaaaaattatcattAGTTGCAAAACTTTTACCCGATTTGACgtgtaaatattgttaaataggATACAGGTATcttaaaagatatattatcatattttttatattcatattataatatgatcATATTCAATTGAGGAATTgaccaataattttattatagtaacaTGAATTTGTTTAAAGTTTTGAAGTAGTCATCATTATAatcataattacaattaatataaatgaaaattcaataaatagctAGTCACTTTCTTATTGCTACCTACTTGTGCAAGGACATATAAACAATccagtatttattttgtttatccattataatttgtatgttaGCACCAAAAACTAATTCTTCATCTTTATAACATTGGTTTACAAATCTTGTCTAGCCTAGTTATATGTAGacttattagatttaatattacttacgTGTCATATTGGGAAAGAACATGGTCTCAACACTTTTGTTATGTTGAGCCTCCACATGAAAAATGAACTTGTTTGCATTCATGAAAATTTTGCTACACAAATAGCAGAAATATTGTTCAATCTTTGTTTTCGTCTGTTTCTCATCGGTGATGCTAACAGAAATTTCATTTTTCTGTTTGTCACACTTGTGTAGAGCTAAATTTATATCTTTCTGCTTGCAATTTGTACAATCCTGAAGTTTTACTGGGTGAAGGGCTGTACtgaaatgaaaaacaaagGGTTCAACACTACTGACACAGataacaaattcaaattaaaaaatcatttattcgttTACGTAGGTttacgtaggtaacacaatgtacacttgtgatacgtcattaaagaaatacgtATTAATGCTTACATACAACTgacaatgaaaaaaatatcaatggcAGAGTAACATAAGCGCTGCAAAAGTGCCTCATGTAAATAAGCTACCAACCCAGTGTCTTATAGTGCCAATTTATATATGCCCTACAATTGTAGTATCTCGTTGTTAGTTTTAATAGACATCGTTATTAAACATAGCTATATAGCTATGTCTGTCATGATATGCGTCATGTTGAGATATCTACAAGAGCAACAGTTGATCTGATCTAGTATTAATGCTATAACTAAATacacatacaaaattaaagtaCAGTTGT
Proteins encoded:
- the LOC125061366 gene encoding uncharacterized protein LOC125061366 isoform X4 — its product is MRLRDNSLPSIFPYQKMSDKRKLYKCDKCIRTYTNSNALENHKRVMHCIVNNATPMKSRGNKIKADTEKFERYQCPICQTNFPSKFVATKHIEVYHSKYITALHPVKLQDCTNCKQKDINLALHKCDKQKNEISVSITDEKQTKTKIEQYFCYLCSKIFMNANKFIFHVEAQHNKSVETMFFPNMTQFTLWKEHIEELAYIQYRLCSEEINGRQFYHCSHTKVTKMCTERCPSIIVVQSYPKGILARLYKTHANHKTCEYNLAKEFRKYCITNFLQSIDNSNGCDPYLDFKMLLENILEAAAKIKISGLKELVEKALEMTIILNTYDEEDDSLKKNHKRTKSLTDAEISEVLQQEASVTIKRENSDLDMLEPLKKKAHMEDVSPRIVNTYSLAEYPVDQQSDTDSCDDIDNKILISNFVGKQKSKPCDTKPDLDLLDDKDKEFSSFNDTYRDFVRKNLRLSSNGPMVTRSRGSQINSKKNSSQKNNTTKSTEADVTDNITETCNSPTPNSKVYTVSSVNVSNSVADTVKFNNISTENVVVTPAANHLMNNNMVFVAVPYAPMNTMIPTTCTNPLFNLVGVSVPQNITVTEQTLSNNINKSSLKKETTPIKHNNANKNGKDKTAVKSNDTDDKEVNTDINNSDSDVENTDTKSSATDEYEPKVIQKPSVKLEKVKKNSKTPKDIEYEVIEQDSDCNILVLKL
- the LOC125061366 gene encoding uncharacterized protein LOC125061366 isoform X1, yielding MVNCNVSGCKNRTERNQPNITFHRFPNNPELKDAWIKCTRRINWNPKSHSRICSKHFDPSCFQQKSNRTYLNPHSIPTLFIKKMSDKRKLYKCDKCIRTYTNSNALENHKRVMHCIVNNATPMKSRGNKIKADTEKFERYQCPICQTNFPSKFVATKHIEVYHSKYITALHPVKLQDCTNCKQKDINLALHKCDKQKNEISVSITDEKQTKTKIEQYFCYLCSKIFMNANKFIFHVEAQHNKSVETMFFPNMTQFTLWKEHIEELAYIQYRLCSEEINGRQFYHCSHTKVTKMCTERCPSIIVVQSYPKGILARLYKTHANHKTCEYNLAKEFRKYCITNFLQSIDNSNGCDPYLDFKMLLENILEAAAKIKISGLKELVEKALEMTIILNTYDEEDDSLKKNHKRTKSLTDAEISEVLQQEASVTIKRENSDLDMLEPLKKKAHMEDVSPRIVNTYSLAEYPVDQQSDTDSCDDIDNKILISNFVGKQKSKPCDTKPDLDLLDDKDKEFSSFNDTYRDFVRKNLRLSSNGPMVTRSRGSQINSKKNSSQKNNTTKSTEADVTDNITETCNSPTPNSKVYTVSSVNVSNSVADTVKFNNISTENVVVTPAANHLMNNNMVFVAVPYAPMNTMIPTTCTNPLFNLVGVSVPQNITVTEQTLSNNINKSSLKKETTPIKHNNANKNGKDKTAVKSNDTDDKEVNTDINNSDSDVENTDTKSSATDEYEPKVIQKPSVKLEKVKKNSKTPKDIEYEVIEQDSDCNILVLKL
- the LOC125061366 gene encoding uncharacterized protein LOC125061366 isoform X5 gives rise to the protein MSDKRKLYKCDKCIRTYTNSNALENHKRVMHCIVNNATPMKSRGNKIKADTEKFERYQCPICQTNFPSKFVATKHIEVYHSKYITALHPVKLQDCTNCKQKDINLALHKCDKQKNEISVSITDEKQTKTKIEQYFCYLCSKIFMNANKFIFHVEAQHNKSVETMFFPNMTQFTLWKEHIEELAYIQYRLCSEEINGRQFYHCSHTKVTKMCTERCPSIIVVQSYPKGILARLYKTHANHKTCEYNLAKEFRKYCITNFLQSIDNSNGCDPYLDFKMLLENILEAAAKIKISGLKELVEKALEMTIILNTYDEEDDSLKKNHKRTKSLTDAEISEVLQQEASVTIKRENSDLDMLEPLKKKAHMEDVSPRIVNTYSLAEYPVDQQSDTDSCDDIDNKILISNFVGKQKSKPCDTKPDLDLLDDKDKEFSSFNDTYRDFVRKNLRLSSNGPMVTRSRGSQINSKKNSSQKNNTTKSTEADVTDNITETCNSPTPNSKVYTVSSVNVSNSVADTVKFNNISTENVVVTPAANHLMNNNMVFVAVPYAPMNTMIPTTCTNPLFNLVGVSVPQNITVTEQTLSNNINKSSLKKETTPIKHNNANKNGKDKTAVKSNDTDDKEVNTDINNSDSDVENTDTKSSATDEYEPKVIQKPSVKLEKVKKNSKTPKDIEYEVIEQDSDCNILVLKL
- the LOC125061366 gene encoding uncharacterized protein LOC125061366 isoform X2, with amino-acid sequence MVTCSVSDCGVNNRNNPENCTFHRFPLDTILRGKWLRLIGRVGWNPKKNSTICSKHFPDEYKRKRRINTVLVKGAIPTLFVPKMSDKRKLYKCDKCIRTYTNSNALENHKRVMHCIVNNATPMKSRGNKIKADTEKFERYQCPICQTNFPSKFVATKHIEVYHSKYITALHPVKLQDCTNCKQKDINLALHKCDKQKNEISVSITDEKQTKTKIEQYFCYLCSKIFMNANKFIFHVEAQHNKSVETMFFPNMTQFTLWKEHIEELAYIQYRLCSEEINGRQFYHCSHTKVTKMCTERCPSIIVVQSYPKGILARLYKTHANHKTCEYNLAKEFRKYCITNFLQSIDNSNGCDPYLDFKMLLENILEAAAKIKISGLKELVEKALEMTIILNTYDEEDDSLKKNHKRTKSLTDAEISEVLQQEASVTIKRENSDLDMLEPLKKKAHMEDVSPRIVNTYSLAEYPVDQQSDTDSCDDIDNKILISNFVGKQKSKPCDTKPDLDLLDDKDKEFSSFNDTYRDFVRKNLRLSSNGPMVTRSRGSQINSKKNSSQKNNTTKSTEADVTDNITETCNSPTPNSKVYTVSSVNVSNSVADTVKFNNISTENVVVTPAANHLMNNNMVFVAVPYAPMNTMIPTTCTNPLFNLVGVSVPQNITVTEQTLSNNINKSSLKKETTPIKHNNANKNGKDKTAVKSNDTDDKEVNTDINNSDSDVENTDTKSSATDEYEPKVIQKPSVKLEKVKKNSKTPKDIEYEVIEQDSDCNILVLKL
- the LOC125061366 gene encoding uncharacterized protein LOC125061366 isoform X3; protein product: MVGCSVLGCKSRSERKLHEITFHLFPSNPEIKIKWLEATGRNNWHPTKFSRICSLHFNGASFVYKGKKVQLKPYSVPEKCIHKMSDKRKLYKCDKCIRTYTNSNALENHKRVMHCIVNNATPMKSRGNKIKADTEKFERYQCPICQTNFPSKFVATKHIEVYHSKYITALHPVKLQDCTNCKQKDINLALHKCDKQKNEISVSITDEKQTKTKIEQYFCYLCSKIFMNANKFIFHVEAQHNKSVETMFFPNMTQFTLWKEHIEELAYIQYRLCSEEINGRQFYHCSHTKVTKMCTERCPSIIVVQSYPKGILARLYKTHANHKTCEYNLAKEFRKYCITNFLQSIDNSNGCDPYLDFKMLLENILEAAAKIKISGLKELVEKALEMTIILNTYDEEDDSLKKNHKRTKSLTDAEISEVLQQEASVTIKRENSDLDMLEPLKKKAHMEDVSPRIVNTYSLAEYPVDQQSDTDSCDDIDNKILISNFVGKQKSKPCDTKPDLDLLDDKDKEFSSFNDTYRDFVRKNLRLSSNGPMVTRSRGSQINSKKNSSQKNNTTKSTEADVTDNITETCNSPTPNSKVYTVSSVNVSNSVADTVKFNNISTENVVVTPAANHLMNNNMVFVAVPYAPMNTMIPTTCTNPLFNLVGVSVPQNITVTEQTLSNNINKSSLKKETTPIKHNNANKNGKDKTAVKSNDTDDKEVNTDINNSDSDVENTDTKSSATDEYEPKVIQKPSVKLEKVKKNSKTPKDIEYEVIEQDSDCNILVLKL